One Methylosinus sp. LW4 genomic region harbors:
- a CDS encoding methyltransferase, whose product MGQFFRDRLRRLRDRLVSSPRFQRLAAAHPLTRAAARKRARSMLDLCAGFVYSQVLLACVRLKLLELLLEQPRAVEQVAEKLDLSQDAAARLLDAAASLGLVERRSKGRFGLGELGAALIGNKAALSLVAHQPMLYADLADPVGLLRGDESAEPRLADYWPYSAAENPAALSAEEVAPYSALMAASQPLVAQELLDVYPIRRHKKLLDVGGGEGAFLIAAAARAPRLQLMLFDLPAVVERARARLEEAGLAKRASFFSGNFLTDPLPKGADVITLIRIVHDHDDASALELLRNVRRALPRDGTLLIIEAMSGVEGAEPLDAYYGFYTLAMGRGEPRTLAELQKLAKKAGFGRFRLLSNPMPIVASILLAKPDPDYHGP is encoded by the coding sequence ATGGGGCAGTTCTTTCGGGACAGGCTGCGGCGGCTGCGGGATCGGCTGGTGTCGAGCCCGCGCTTTCAGCGTCTCGCCGCCGCGCATCCGCTGACTCGCGCCGCGGCGCGCAAGCGCGCGCGCTCCATGCTCGATCTCTGCGCCGGCTTCGTCTACTCGCAGGTGCTGCTCGCCTGCGTGCGGCTGAAGCTGCTCGAGCTGCTGCTGGAGCAGCCGCGCGCTGTGGAGCAGGTCGCCGAAAAGCTCGATCTCTCGCAAGACGCCGCCGCGCGGCTGCTGGACGCCGCGGCCTCGCTCGGCCTCGTCGAGCGGCGCAGCAAGGGGCGCTTCGGCCTCGGCGAGCTGGGCGCGGCGCTCATCGGCAACAAGGCGGCGCTCTCGCTCGTCGCGCATCAGCCCATGCTCTACGCCGATCTCGCCGATCCGGTCGGCCTGCTGCGCGGCGACGAATCGGCCGAGCCGCGGCTCGCCGATTATTGGCCCTATTCGGCGGCGGAAAATCCCGCCGCCCTCTCCGCCGAGGAGGTCGCGCCCTATAGCGCGCTGATGGCCGCTTCGCAGCCGCTGGTGGCGCAGGAGCTGCTCGACGTCTATCCCATCCGCCGGCACAAGAAGCTTCTCGACGTCGGCGGCGGCGAGGGCGCCTTTCTCATCGCCGCGGCGGCGAGGGCGCCGCGCCTGCAGCTGATGCTCTTCGATCTGCCGGCGGTGGTGGAGCGCGCCCGCGCCCGGCTCGAGGAAGCGGGGCTGGCCAAGCGCGCGAGCTTCTTCTCGGGAAACTTCCTCACCGATCCGCTGCCCAAGGGCGCGGATGTGATAACATTGATTCGCATCGTCCATGATCACGACGACGCTTCCGCGCTGGAACTGCTGCGCAATGTGCGCCGCGCGCTGCCGCGCGACGGGACGCTGCTGATCATAGAGGCGATGTCCGGCGTCGAGGGCGCGGAGCCGCTCGACGCCTATTACGGATTCTACACGCTGGCCATGGGCCGCGGCGAGCCGCGCACCCTCGCCGAGCTGCAGAAGCTCGCCAAAAAGGCGGGCTTTGGCCGCTTCCGCCTGCTGAGCAATCCCATGCCGATCGTCGCCAGCATTCTGCTGGCGAAGCCGGACCCCGATTATCACGGCCCCTGA
- a CDS encoding S1 family peptidase codes for MTIEPLLLTTARVGTFQGDAPLTNASGFFFERDDRLFLVTSRHVLSDAATGHCPDRIEIELHIDAENMTQSTGFSMLLYEDGKSVWRQGVDAGGEIDVAAIEIERQALPEPTVYRAFTPAHLCGEFDTVEVGSSLLILGFPLGFHDTLHHMPVARQGVVASSFGLRFQGQGYFLTDARTHRGASGAPVVARVPALEAGQGDLPWTLLGVHSARLDVGRDHQQDEALGLNCAWYADILLALTE; via the coding sequence ATGACGATCGAACCTCTGCTTCTCACCACGGCGCGCGTAGGCACGTTCCAAGGCGACGCCCCGCTGACCAACGCCAGCGGCTTCTTCTTCGAGCGCGACGACCGGCTTTTCCTGGTGACGAGCCGGCATGTGCTGAGCGATGCGGCGACCGGGCATTGCCCCGACCGAATCGAAATCGAGCTGCATATCGACGCTGAGAACATGACCCAATCGACAGGCTTCTCGATGCTGCTCTACGAAGACGGCAAGAGCGTCTGGCGCCAGGGCGTCGACGCCGGCGGCGAGATCGATGTGGCGGCCATAGAGATCGAGCGCCAGGCTCTGCCGGAGCCGACCGTCTATCGGGCCTTCACCCCGGCGCATCTCTGCGGCGAGTTCGACACGGTGGAGGTCGGCTCCTCGCTGCTGATTCTCGGCTTTCCCTTAGGCTTTCACGACACGCTGCATCATATGCCGGTGGCGCGGCAGGGCGTCGTCGCCTCCTCCTTCGGCCTGCGCTTTCAGGGCCAGGGCTATTTTCTCACCGACGCGCGCACGCACAGAGGCGCGAGCGGCGCGCCCGTGGTGGCCCGCGTGCCGGCGCTGGAGGCGGGCCAGGGCGATCTGCCCTGGACGCTGCTCGGCGTCCATTCGGCCCGGCTCGACGTCGGCCGAGACCACCAGCAGGATGAGGCGCTGGGGCTCAACTGCGCCTGGTACGCGGATATTCTGCTGGCGCTCACCGAGTAA
- a CDS encoding iron-sulfur cluster assembly scaffold protein has protein sequence MTDTALATLYERRVRDWARRARDDVRLADADVSVTRTSPICGSRLTLDLRCENGRIVALGHRARACTLGMAATAIVAAGAIGETLTDVLVAGEALAQLLDGEEAGVPEGWRELEIFAAARAFPTRRGSILLPFDALAEARVLLTR, from the coding sequence ATGACCGACACGGCGCTCGCCACGCTCTATGAGCGGCGCGTGCGCGACTGGGCGCGGCGAGCGCGCGACGATGTCCGCCTCGCCGACGCCGACGTCTCCGTCACGCGGACGAGCCCGATCTGCGGCAGCCGGCTGACGCTCGATCTGCGTTGCGAGAACGGCCGCATCGTCGCTCTCGGCCATCGCGCGCGCGCCTGCACGCTCGGCATGGCCGCGACGGCGATCGTGGCCGCGGGGGCGATCGGCGAAACGCTCACCGATGTCCTCGTGGCCGGCGAAGCGCTGGCGCAGCTTCTGGACGGCGAAGAGGCCGGCGTTCCAGAGGGGTGGCGGGAGCTCGAGATATTCGCAGCCGCGCGCGCCTTCCCGACCCGGCGCGGCTCTATTCTGCTACCCTTCGACGCGCTGGCCGAGGCGCGCGTCCTCCTTACTCGGTGA
- a CDS encoding DUF1641 domain-containing protein, translating to MSTTELDMHHESASRPLDEATRKGIADLLEKASPLLQGRRFHNIVDLLSLASDAVDMADDAMIQKLMKAYEESIGAAWTLGNAARFAANEASRKPTPSLLGLLRSAGDEDVRRGLHFALLFLAVLGRQTRDEPA from the coding sequence ATGAGCACGACCGAACTCGACATGCATCATGAAAGCGCCTCGCGACCGCTCGACGAGGCGACGCGAAAGGGAATCGCCGATCTTCTCGAAAAAGCCTCGCCGCTGCTTCAGGGCCGGCGCTTTCACAATATCGTCGATCTTCTCTCTCTCGCTTCCGACGCTGTGGACATGGCTGATGACGCCATGATTCAAAAGCTGATGAAAGCCTATGAGGAGTCGATCGGCGCCGCCTGGACGCTCGGCAACGCCGCGCGCTTCGCCGCCAATGAGGCGTCGCGCAAGCCGACGCCTTCTCTGCTCGGCCTGCTGCGTTCGGCGGGCGACGAGGATGTGCGGCGCGGGCTGCATTTCGCGCTGCTGTTCCTCGCCGTGCTCGGGCGCCAGACGCGCGACGAGCCGGCATGA
- a CDS encoding NAD(P)/FAD-dependent oxidoreductase: MAKRILVVGAGIGGTMTANSIVAKLYPEISEGSVQVTMLSDSPWHYYKPAFMYVAFDMFFEGELRRKQSSLLRPEIEFIVDKVERFDFAGSSVTTKSGRKIGYDYIVVSTGCLPAPERIAGLKEAGDYFYQYEPARRLADKLRGFEKGRIFITVNFPKTPNVPHQCGIAPIETTLMLDEYLRRKGVRDQVEIVYTYPTVSQLLRNCLFLQQEVCEVLPSVFESKGIKFQRGFTLDSVDPDRKVARSEEGHEENFDLLMCTPPIRAVDAVIESGVSHAQNNEGWLPTDRRTLQIEGFANAYVMGDTVDLPISKAGGSCHNQCPVIANNIAGDIRIGRTVDAYDGKVQAVAQMGLELGMPLWYDYDEDVHPTPPTKLGGLLRKAFNRGIYWSVARGVI, encoded by the coding sequence GTGGCCAAGCGCATACTCGTCGTCGGCGCCGGCATAGGCGGAACGATGACCGCCAACAGCATCGTCGCGAAGCTCTACCCCGAGATCTCGGAAGGCTCGGTCCAAGTGACCATGCTCTCCGATTCGCCCTGGCATTATTACAAGCCGGCTTTCATGTATGTGGCCTTCGACATGTTCTTCGAGGGCGAGCTGCGCCGCAAGCAGAGCTCCCTGCTGCGGCCGGAGATCGAATTCATCGTCGACAAGGTGGAGCGATTCGATTTCGCCGGCTCCAGCGTGACGACGAAGAGCGGCCGCAAAATCGGCTATGACTATATCGTCGTCTCCACCGGATGCCTGCCTGCGCCCGAGCGCATAGCGGGCCTGAAAGAGGCGGGCGATTATTTCTATCAATATGAGCCGGCGCGCCGCCTCGCCGACAAGCTCCGCGGCTTCGAAAAGGGCCGCATCTTCATCACCGTCAATTTTCCGAAGACGCCCAATGTTCCGCATCAATGCGGCATAGCGCCTATCGAGACGACGCTGATGCTCGACGAATATCTGCGCCGCAAAGGCGTGCGCGATCAGGTCGAGATCGTCTACACCTATCCGACCGTCTCGCAGCTTTTGCGTAATTGCCTCTTCCTCCAGCAGGAGGTCTGCGAGGTTCTGCCCTCCGTCTTCGAGAGCAAGGGAATCAAATTCCAGCGCGGCTTCACGCTGGATTCGGTCGATCCCGATCGCAAGGTCGCGCGCTCCGAGGAAGGCCATGAGGAGAATTTCGACCTGCTGATGTGCACGCCGCCGATTCGCGCGGTCGATGCGGTGATCGAAAGCGGCGTCTCGCACGCGCAGAACAATGAAGGATGGTTGCCGACCGACCGCCGCACGCTGCAGATCGAGGGTTTCGCCAACGCCTATGTGATGGGCGACACGGTCGATCTGCCGATCAGCAAGGCCGGCGGCTCCTGTCACAACCAATGCCCGGTCATCGCCAACAATATCGCCGGCGACATCCGCATCGGCCGCACGGTCGACGCCTATGACGGCAAGGTTCAGGCGGTGGCGCAAATGGGTCTCGAGCTCGGAATGCCGCTCTGGTACGATTATGACGAGGACGTTCATCCGACGCCGCCCACAAAGCTGGGCGGGCTTCTCCGCAAGGCTTTCAACCGCGGAATCTATTGGTCTGTCGCGCGCGGCGTGATCTGA
- a CDS encoding TetR/AcrR family transcriptional regulator, which translates to MSRRDVNDIRRKLLDQGVALLMEQGYHGTGLHELVQSVGVPKGSFYNYFPSKEAFSAEVVKHYIDPFIAQLDAHLARTDIGADAALRAYFDELIADTERREFKGGCLLGNLIGEIGDTSDLCQTSLREAVRRYRDKLREGVARGQAEGCFRRDLDAKEMADFLVDAWQGSLLRMKIERSVRPLTQFRDMLLNGYFRA; encoded by the coding sequence ATGAGCAGACGGGACGTGAACGATATTCGGCGCAAGCTCCTGGACCAGGGCGTCGCTTTGCTGATGGAGCAGGGCTATCACGGCACTGGCCTGCACGAGCTGGTGCAGAGCGTCGGCGTGCCCAAGGGCTCCTTCTACAATTACTTCCCCAGCAAGGAAGCGTTCAGCGCCGAGGTGGTGAAGCATTATATCGACCCCTTCATCGCCCAGCTGGACGCGCATCTCGCGCGCACGGACATCGGCGCAGATGCGGCGCTCCGCGCCTATTTCGACGAGCTGATCGCCGATACGGAGCGCCGGGAGTTCAAAGGCGGCTGCCTGCTCGGCAATCTGATCGGCGAGATCGGCGACACCAGTGATCTGTGCCAGACATCGCTGCGCGAGGCGGTGCGCCGCTATCGCGACAAGCTGCGGGAGGGAGTTGCGCGCGGCCAGGCGGAGGGCTGTTTCCGCCGTGATCTCGACGCCAAGGAAATGGCCGATTTTCTGGTGGACGCGTGGCAGGGCTCGCTTCTGCGCATGAAGATCGAGCGCTCCGTCCGTCCGCTGACCCAGTTCCGCGACATGCTGCTGAACGGCTATTTCCGCGCCTGA
- the leuD gene encoding 3-isopropylmalate dehydratase small subunit yields the protein MEKFVTLTGVAAPLPIMNIDTDMIIPKQYLKTIARTGLGKGLFSELRYKDDGSDNPDFVLNKPAYRDVKILVAGDNFGCGSSREHAPWALLDYGVKAVISTSFADIFYNNCFKNGILPIKVTQAQLEKLMDDAARGANATLTIDLPAQEIRGPDGGVVKFDIDPFRKHCLLEGLDDIGLTLQKAGAIDAFEAKTAAARPWA from the coding sequence ATGGAAAAATTCGTCACCCTCACCGGCGTCGCCGCGCCGCTGCCGATCATGAACATCGACACGGACATGATCATTCCGAAGCAATATCTGAAGACGATTGCCCGCACCGGCCTCGGCAAGGGTCTCTTCTCGGAGCTGCGCTATAAGGACGACGGCTCGGACAATCCCGATTTCGTGCTCAACAAGCCGGCCTATCGCGACGTCAAGATTCTGGTGGCGGGCGATAATTTCGGCTGCGGCTCGTCGCGCGAGCACGCCCCCTGGGCGCTGCTGGACTATGGCGTGAAGGCGGTGATCTCCACCAGCTTCGCGGATATCTTCTACAACAACTGCTTCAAGAACGGCATTCTGCCGATCAAGGTCACGCAGGCCCAGCTCGAGAAGCTGATGGACGACGCGGCGCGCGGCGCCAACGCCACGCTGACGATCGACCTGCCGGCGCAGGAGATTCGCGGCCCGGACGGCGGCGTCGTCAAATTCGACATCGATCCGTTCCGTAAGCACTGCCTGCTCGAGGGGCTGGACGATATCGGCCTCACGCTGCAAAAGGCCGGCGCGATCGACGCTTTCGAGGCCAAGACGGCCGCGGCTCGGCCCTGGGCCTGA
- the lptB gene encoding LPS export ABC transporter ATP-binding protein, whose protein sequence is MSFRSYPSASDARPGLLSRIGERLRLRRPARAEASARFSAEIDARIEEGADNLGAEETPEIGADPASYSEAEIATHKGVLSIQHLAKAYKTRRVVEDVSLHVARGEAVGLLGPNGAGKTTVFYMITGLVKPDRGVIALDGYDVTGLPMYRRARLGIGYLPQEASIFRGLTVEDNIRAVLEITQPDKRLREQELDALLEEFKLERLRRTPAVALSGGERRRCEIARALAGRPAFMLLDEPFAGIDPIAVGGIQDLVRHLKARGIGVLITDHSVRETLGLTDRAYIIYNGHVLTEGTPDEIVAHPDVRRIYLGEDFRM, encoded by the coding sequence TTGAGCTTTCGATCCTACCCATCCGCGAGCGACGCCCGACCCGGCCTATTGAGCCGGATCGGGGAACGGCTGCGCCTGCGCCGTCCCGCCCGAGCGGAAGCTTCGGCGCGTTTTTCGGCCGAAATCGACGCCCGGATCGAAGAGGGCGCCGATAATTTAGGCGCCGAGGAGACGCCCGAGATCGGCGCCGATCCCGCGTCCTATTCCGAGGCCGAGATCGCCACGCATAAGGGCGTGCTGTCGATCCAGCATCTCGCCAAAGCCTATAAGACCCGCCGCGTCGTCGAGGATGTGAGCCTGCATGTGGCGCGCGGCGAGGCGGTGGGCCTGCTCGGCCCCAATGGCGCCGGCAAGACCACTGTTTTCTATATGATAACCGGGCTGGTGAAGCCCGATCGCGGCGTCATCGCGCTCGACGGCTATGACGTCACCGGCCTGCCCATGTATCGACGGGCGCGGCTCGGCATCGGCTATCTGCCGCAAGAGGCGTCGATTTTCCGCGGGCTCACGGTCGAGGACAATATCCGCGCCGTGCTGGAGATCACCCAGCCCGACAAACGCCTGCGCGAGCAGGAGCTGGACGCGCTGCTGGAGGAGTTCAAGCTCGAGCGCCTGCGCCGCACGCCGGCGGTGGCGCTCTCGGGCGGCGAGCGGCGGCGCTGCGAGATCGCCCGCGCCCTCGCCGGCCGCCCCGCCTTCATGCTGCTGGACGAGCCTTTCGCGGGCATCGACCCCATAGCCGTCGGCGGCATTCAGGACCTCGTGCGGCATTTGAAGGCGCGCGGCATCGGCGTGCTGATAACGGACCACAGCGTCCGCGAGACGCTCGGCCTCACCGACCGCGCCTACATCATCTACAACGGCCATGTTTTGACGGAAGGAACGCCCGACGAGATCGTCGCGCACCCCGATGTGCGGCGCATCTATCTCGGCGAAGATTTCCGCATGTGA
- the rpoN gene encoding RNA polymerase factor sigma-54, which translates to MAISTKLMMRQGQALVMTPQLLQAIKLLQFSNLELSAFLHEELERNPLLEAVESDDFPDAPQERGGDNDGGEASFDGVGEPREGDWAQESLAVDAGQLAAELGTEIGNAFELEGQRPGADTSGSLEGAGLSANSWTGASGVGGDGETPNLEAYVAADANLHDHLAEQLALASADPRDRLIGHAIIDAIDETGYLREDINEIALRLDADPARAAAVLATIQSFDPSGIGARDLQECLAIQLRERDRFDPAMQIFIANLPLLAKRDFPALARLCGVDEEDVTDMAAEVRRLDPKPGRAFGGAPIQPLVADVIVRPASDGGWMVELNSDALPRVLVNHSYAAKVSAGAKRDGDKTFISSCLQNANWLTKSLEQRSRTILKVASEIVRLQDAFLAKGVEHLRPLNLRTIADAIGMHESTVSRVTSNKYMMTPRGIFELKYFFSASIATTSGGEAHSAEAVRYKIKQMIDKESPFDVLSDDAIVARLKEVDIDIARRTVAKYRDSLRIPSSVDRRRAKQAMARENAPAL; encoded by the coding sequence ATGGCTATTTCCACCAAGCTTATGATGCGTCAGGGCCAGGCCCTGGTGATGACGCCCCAGCTGCTGCAAGCGATCAAGCTGCTGCAATTCTCCAATCTCGAACTTTCCGCTTTCCTCCATGAGGAGCTCGAACGAAATCCGCTGCTCGAGGCGGTGGAGTCCGACGACTTCCCCGACGCCCCGCAGGAGCGCGGCGGCGACAACGATGGCGGTGAGGCCAGCTTCGACGGGGTCGGCGAGCCGCGCGAAGGCGATTGGGCGCAGGAGAGCCTCGCGGTGGACGCCGGCCAGCTGGCGGCCGAGCTCGGCACGGAGATCGGAAACGCGTTCGAGCTCGAGGGCCAGCGTCCCGGCGCCGACACCTCGGGCTCGCTCGAGGGCGCAGGCCTCTCGGCCAATTCCTGGACCGGCGCCAGCGGCGTCGGCGGCGATGGCGAGACGCCCAATCTCGAGGCCTATGTCGCCGCGGACGCCAATCTGCACGATCATCTCGCCGAGCAGCTCGCCCTCGCCTCCGCCGACCCGCGCGACCGGCTGATCGGCCACGCCATCATCGACGCGATCGACGAGACCGGCTATCTGCGCGAGGACATAAACGAGATCGCCCTTCGGCTGGACGCCGACCCCGCGCGCGCCGCCGCCGTGCTGGCGACGATCCAGAGCTTCGACCCCTCGGGAATCGGCGCGCGCGACCTGCAAGAGTGTCTCGCCATTCAGCTGCGCGAGCGCGACCGCTTCGATCCGGCGATGCAGATTTTCATCGCCAATCTGCCGCTGCTGGCCAAGCGCGACTTCCCGGCCCTGGCGCGGCTCTGCGGCGTGGACGAGGAAGATGTGACGGATATGGCGGCGGAGGTTCGCCGTCTCGATCCCAAGCCCGGCCGCGCCTTCGGCGGCGCGCCGATCCAGCCGCTGGTCGCCGATGTGATCGTGCGGCCGGCGAGCGACGGCGGCTGGATGGTGGAGCTGAACTCCGACGCGCTGCCGCGCGTGCTGGTCAACCACTCCTACGCCGCGAAGGTGAGCGCCGGCGCCAAGCGCGACGGCGACAAGACCTTCATCTCGAGCTGTCTGCAGAACGCCAATTGGCTGACCAAGAGCCTCGAGCAGCGCTCCCGCACCATTTTGAAGGTCGCCTCGGAGATCGTGCGGCTGCAGGACGCGTTTTTGGCCAAGGGCGTCGAGCATTTGCGGCCACTCAATCTGCGCACCATCGCCGACGCCATCGGCATGCACGAATCGACCGTCTCCCGCGTCACCTCCAACAAATATATGATGACGCCACGCGGCATATTCGAGCTCAAATATTTCTTCTCCGCCTCCATCGCCACCACCAGCGGCGGCGAAGCCCATTCGGCCGAGGCGGTGCGCTACAAGATCAAGCAGATGATCGACAAGGAGAGCCCTTTCGACGTGCTCTCCGACGACGCCATCGTCGCGCGGCTCAAGGAGGTGGACATAGACATCGCCCGCCGCACCGTCGCCAAATATCGCGACAGCCTGCGCATTCCCTCTTCCGTCGATCGACGCCGCGCCAAGCAGGCGATGGCGCGGGAGAATGCGCCGGCGCTGTGA
- the hpf gene encoding ribosome hibernation-promoting factor, HPF/YfiA family gives MSLRVSGKNINIGEALRIHVGDRLKAAAGKYFDGELSGHVTISPEGSGFRADCSLHLNGIDVQADGRAQEPYASFDQAADRIEKRLRRYKSRLKDHHALREDGEVAQSYVLEAPDQEQDAPKEFAPTIVAEATSRLRRLTVSAAVLDLDLTGAPVVVFRNADTGRLNVVYRRGDDHIGWIDAPGGE, from the coding sequence ATGTCGCTGCGCGTGTCCGGCAAAAACATCAACATCGGCGAGGCTTTGCGGATTCATGTCGGCGACCGGCTGAAGGCCGCCGCCGGCAAATATTTCGACGGCGAGCTGAGCGGCCATGTGACGATCTCGCCGGAAGGCTCCGGCTTTCGCGCCGATTGCAGCCTGCATCTCAATGGAATCGACGTTCAGGCCGACGGCCGCGCGCAGGAGCCCTACGCCTCCTTCGATCAGGCCGCCGATCGCATCGAAAAGCGCCTGCGCCGCTACAAGAGCCGGCTGAAGGATCATCACGCCCTGCGCGAGGACGGCGAGGTGGCGCAGAGCTATGTGCTCGAGGCGCCCGATCAGGAGCAGGACGCGCCCAAAGAATTCGCGCCGACGATCGTCGCCGAGGCGACGTCGCGGCTGCGTCGGCTGACGGTCTCGGCCGCGGTTTTGGACCTCGATCTGACCGGCGCGCCGGTGGTCGTTTTTCGCAACGCCGACACCGGTCGGCTCAATGTTGTCTACCGACGCGGCGACGACCATATCGGTTGGATCGATGCGCCGGGCGGCGAATAG
- the ptsN gene encoding PTS IIA-like nitrogen regulatory protein PtsN encodes MRLADLLSTEAVIPALKANSKKQALQELSEKAAEISGLPAREIFDALLQRERLGSTGIGDGVAIPHGKLARIKTIFGIFARLERPIDFEALDGAPVDLIFLLVTPEASGADHLKALACAARVLRDPSIVATIRATRDPSALYSIIAQTSTPHAA; translated from the coding sequence ATGCGGCTCGCGGATTTGCTCTCCACAGAAGCGGTCATTCCCGCGCTCAAGGCGAACAGCAAGAAGCAGGCGCTTCAGGAGCTGAGCGAGAAGGCGGCCGAGATTTCCGGCCTGCCCGCCCGCGAGATCTTCGACGCGCTGCTGCAGCGCGAGCGCCTCGGCTCCACCGGCATCGGCGACGGCGTCGCCATTCCGCATGGCAAGCTGGCGCGCATCAAGACGATCTTCGGGATTTTCGCGCGGCTGGAGCGGCCGATCGACTTCGAGGCGCTCGACGGCGCGCCGGTCGATCTGATCTTTCTTTTGGTGACGCCGGAGGCTTCCGGCGCCGATCACCTCAAGGCGCTGGCCTGCGCGGCGCGCGTGCTGCGCGACCCTTCGATCGTGGCGACGATTCGCGCGACGCGGGACCCTTCGGCCCTCTATTCCATCATCGCGCAAACCTCCACGCCCCACGCCGCCTGA
- a CDS encoding general stress protein, which translates to MTAIQEPKKSNRGFASMDPEKQRAIARKGGQNVPDEKRSFSQNPELAAKAGRKGGQSVDPTKRSFSRDHQLASEAGRKGGHASHSKPRTAAE; encoded by the coding sequence ATGACGGCGATCCAGGAACCGAAAAAGTCGAACCGTGGCTTTGCTTCGATGGACCCCGAGAAGCAGCGGGCGATCGCGCGCAAGGGCGGCCAGAACGTTCCCGATGAAAAGCGCAGCTTCTCGCAGAACCCCGAGCTGGCGGCCAAGGCCGGGCGCAAGGGCGGGCAGAGCGTCGATCCGACGAAGCGGAGCTTCTCCCGCGATCACCAGCTCGCGTCCGAGGCGGGACGCAAGGGCGGCCACGCCTCCCACAGCAAGCCGAGAACAGCCGCGGAGTAA
- a CDS encoding response regulator, whose protein sequence is MSISQAILRHVPYLRRFARALSGSREGGDAYVLATLETAVADPTRLVADEDLKISLYRLFLEIWTSSPINAHTDHSGAASDDETGARRNLDAISLQPRIAFLLSALEGFSLGEIARALAVSEARAAALIDTASAEIAGQLATDVLIIEDEPLIALDLRGLVEELGHRVVAVARTHKEAVEAISKTPPGLILADIQLADGSSGLEAVNEILGALSTPVIFVTAYPERFLTGEPPEPAFLIAKPFSVDSLKAIISQALFFDRRSHLKYNDKHK, encoded by the coding sequence ATGTCCATTTCTCAGGCTATTCTAAGGCATGTGCCCTATTTGCGGCGTTTCGCCCGCGCTCTCTCGGGCAGCCGCGAAGGGGGCGACGCCTATGTGCTGGCGACGCTCGAGACCGCGGTGGCGGATCCCACCCGCCTCGTCGCCGACGAGGATCTGAAAATCTCCCTCTATCGCCTGTTTCTGGAAATCTGGACGTCGAGCCCGATCAACGCCCACACCGACCATTCCGGCGCCGCGAGCGACGATGAGACGGGCGCGCGGCGCAATCTCGACGCCATATCGCTGCAGCCTCGCATCGCTTTTCTGCTGAGCGCGCTCGAGGGTTTTTCGCTGGGCGAGATCGCGCGCGCGCTCGCGGTCTCCGAGGCGCGGGCGGCGGCGCTCATCGACACGGCGAGCGCCGAGATCGCCGGCCAATTGGCGACCGATGTGCTCATCATAGAGGATGAGCCGCTGATCGCGCTCGATCTGCGCGGGCTGGTCGAGGAGCTCGGTCATCGGGTCGTCGCCGTGGCGCGCACCCATAAGGAGGCGGTCGAGGCCATATCCAAGACTCCACCCGGCCTCATTCTGGCCGATATTCAGCTTGCGGACGGCAGCTCCGGCCTCGAGGCGGTCAATGAAATACTGGGCGCGCTGTCGACCCCGGTGATCTTCGTCACCGCCTATCCAGAGCGCTTTCTCACCGGAGAGCCGCCGGAGCCGGCGTTTCTCATCGCCAAGCCTTTCAGCGTCGACAGCTTGAAAGCGATCATCAGTCAAGCTTTGTTTTTCGACCGACGGTCCCATCTCAAATACAATGATAAGCACAAGTGA